A stretch of the Lactuca sativa cultivar Salinas chromosome 9, Lsat_Salinas_v11, whole genome shotgun sequence genome encodes the following:
- the LOC111886406 gene encoding rho GTPase-activating protein 2, whose product MTEMVVVPRGAGCAAVCGGGCAGDDTTKGGSSKEHQNHLSLVALIIAALRKSMTACRVDDQREESKSTKPATLHHMEIGWPTDVQHLTHVTFDRFHGFLGLPVEFEVEIPCRAPSASVSVFGVSAESMQCSYDSRGNSVPTILLLMQERLYAQGGLKAEGIFRINPENSQEERVREQLNRGTVPENIEVHCLAGLIKAWFRELPSGVLDGLSPDEVLQCNTEEERVELVKQLNPTQSALLNWAVHLMSDVAQQQESNKMNARNIAMVFAPNMTQMSDPLTALMHAVQVMNLLKTLIAKTLREREETTAGVSTVSCPSDHHQEMKTRCEPGRQPSASSSSKEQEQDDDDEAESSLSEIEENFLKRIEENKKAKDRFKRELDHLVTQRSSPTSGFDFQEESSGASLNSLVSKKTETAIHIVGRHGRRNGNV is encoded by the exons ATGACAGAAATGGTGGTTGTACCAAGAGGAGCTGGGTGCGCCGCCGTATGTGGCGGCGGTTGTGCCGGAGATGACACAACAAAAGGGGGTTCTTCAAAAGAACACCAAAACCACCTCTCCTTAGTGGCTCTCATCATAGCAGCTCTAAGAAAATCAATGACAGCTTGCCGAGTTGATGATCAGAGGGaagaatcaaaatcaacaaaaccAGCAACTCTTCATCATATGGAAATCGGTTGGCCAACTGATGTTCAGCATTTGACTCATGTTACCTTCGATCGATTCCATGGATTTTTAGGTCTTCCTGTTGAATTTGAAGTTGAAATCCCCTGTCGAGCCCCCAGTGCCAG TGTAAGCGTTTTTGGGGTTTCAGCAGAATCGATGCAGTGTTCTTATGATTCAAGAGGCAACAGTGTCCCGACAATTCTGTTGCTCATGCAGGAACGTTTATATGCTCAAGGAGGTCTAAAG GCGGAAGGAATTTTCCGTATAAACCCGGAGAACAGTCAAGAGGAGCGGGTGCGGGAGCAGCTAAACAGAGGCACGGTGCCCGAAAACATCGAGGTCCATTGTCTTGCGGGTTTAATCAAAGCCTGGTTCCGGGAGCTTCCAAGTGGTGTCCTTGATGGCCTCTCACCCGATGAGGTTCTACAGTGTAACACAGAGGAAGAGCGCGTTGAGCTTGTGAAACAGCTCAACCCCACACAATCTGCATTGCTTAATTGGGCTGTTCATCTCATGTCTGATGTCGCCCAACAACAAGAATCCAATAAAATGAACGCCAGAAATATCGCCATGGTCTTTGCCCCCAACATGACTCAG ATGTCGGATCCGTTGACAGCTCTAATGCACGCTGTACAAGTGATGAACCTGCTCAAGACATTGATCGCCAAAACCCTAAGAGAACGTGAAGAGACAACCGCCGGAGTCTCAACGGTTTCATGTCCTTCCGACCATCATCAAGAGATGAAAACCAGATGTGAACCGGGAAGACAACcatcagcatcatcatcatccaaagaacaagaacaagatgatgatgatgaagcggAATCATCGCTAAGCGAGATTGAAGAAAATTTTCTGAAACGAATCGAGGAGAACAAGAAAGCAAAGGATCGGTTCAAAAGAGAACTGGATCATCTGGTGACACAACGTTCAAGTCCAACGAGCGGGTTTGACTTTCAAGAGGAATCATCGGGTGCTAGTCTTAATAGTCTGGTTTCTAAAAAAACTGAAACCGCCATACACATCGTAGGCCGACATGGTAGACGGAATGGGAATGTATGA
- the LOC128128373 gene encoding uncharacterized protein LOC128128373 has product MECNWKMKNSMIDVTPFLLFESSADSEDAIADDVLRHHHYHNHHQEKHGEKEKESMDDDVESCSYDHSFHVNVKTIHDNHHQVHAYGVGHGQYDHDHRHVYDGNREEIDDDVDDDDDDDDDNWGESKMIGQEKRCHELCVDSSSLDDRQFWETCLDS; this is encoded by the coding sequence ATGGAATGTAACTGGAAGATGAAGAATAGTATGATTGATGTGACACCATTCTTGTTGTTTGAGTCATCTGCTGATTCTGAGGATGCCATCGCAGATGATGTTCTTCGGCATCATCATTACCATAATCATCATCAAGAAAAACAtggagaaaaagaaaaagaatccaTGGATGATGACGTTGAATCCTGCAGTTATGATCACTCATTCCATGTTAATGTCAAAACCATCCATGATAACCATCATCAAGTTCATGCGTATGGTGTTGGTCATGGTCAATATGATCATGATCATCGCCATGTTTATGATGGTAATAGAGAAGAGattgatgatgatgttgatgatgacgacgacgacgacgacgataATTGGGGTGAGAGCAAGATGATAGGCCAAGAAAAGAGATGTCATGAGTTGTGTGTTGATTCTTCAAGTCTGGATGACAGACAATTCTGGGAAACTTGTTTGGATTCGTGA